One genomic segment of Dysosmobacter sp. Marseille-Q4140 includes these proteins:
- the asnS gene encoding asparagine--tRNA ligase, whose amino-acid sequence MSYTKIAAIYADSQALSGKTLTVGGWVRTIRDMKTFGFIELNDGSCFRNLQVVMDANSLENYKDIAAQNVGAALIITGTVVLTPEAKQPLELKASAIEVEGTSTPDYPLQKKRHSVEFLRTIQHLRPRTNLFSAAFRVRSATAHAIHCFFQDQGFVYVHTPIITASDCEGAGEMFQVTTLDLENVPKNADGTVDYTQDFFGKKANLTVSGQLNCENFAMAFGNVYTFGPTFRAENSNTQRHAAEFWMIEPEMAFCDLKGDMDVAEAMIKYVIRYVLEKCPDEINFFNSFVDKGLKERLEHVASSDFARVSYTEAVEILEKNNDKFDFKVYWGCDLQTEHERYLTEQVYKRPVFVTDYPKEIKAFYMRLNDDGKTVAAADCLVPGIGELIGGSQREERLDLLEARIQELGMDPKDYWWYCDLRRYGSCRHAGFGLGFERMVMYLTGINNIRDVELHPRTVGNADF is encoded by the coding sequence ATGAGCTACACGAAAATCGCGGCGATTTACGCCGACAGCCAGGCCCTTTCCGGAAAGACCCTCACCGTGGGCGGCTGGGTCCGTACCATCCGGGACATGAAGACGTTCGGCTTCATCGAGCTCAACGACGGCTCCTGCTTCCGCAATCTCCAGGTGGTCATGGACGCCAACTCCCTGGAAAATTATAAAGATATCGCCGCCCAGAACGTGGGCGCGGCGCTGATCATCACCGGCACCGTGGTGCTGACCCCGGAGGCCAAGCAGCCCCTGGAGCTCAAAGCCAGCGCCATCGAAGTGGAGGGCACCTCCACCCCGGACTATCCCCTCCAGAAGAAGCGCCACAGCGTGGAGTTCCTGCGGACCATCCAGCACCTGCGGCCCCGGACGAACCTGTTCTCCGCCGCCTTCCGGGTGCGCTCCGCCACGGCCCACGCCATCCACTGCTTCTTCCAGGACCAGGGCTTCGTCTACGTCCACACGCCCATCATCACCGCCAGCGACTGCGAGGGCGCCGGTGAGATGTTCCAGGTGACCACCCTGGACCTGGAGAATGTGCCCAAGAACGCCGACGGCACCGTGGACTACACCCAGGACTTCTTCGGCAAGAAGGCCAACCTGACCGTCTCCGGCCAGCTCAACTGCGAGAACTTCGCCATGGCCTTCGGCAATGTCTATACCTTCGGCCCCACCTTCCGGGCGGAGAACTCCAACACCCAGCGCCACGCCGCCGAGTTCTGGATGATCGAGCCGGAGATGGCCTTCTGCGACCTCAAGGGCGACATGGACGTGGCCGAGGCCATGATCAAGTACGTCATCCGCTACGTGCTGGAAAAGTGCCCCGATGAGATCAACTTCTTCAACTCCTTCGTGGACAAGGGCCTGAAGGAGCGGCTGGAGCACGTGGCCTCCTCTGATTTCGCCCGGGTCAGCTACACTGAGGCGGTGGAGATCCTGGAGAAGAACAACGACAAGTTCGACTTCAAGGTCTACTGGGGCTGCGACCTGCAGACCGAGCACGAGCGGTATCTCACCGAGCAGGTGTACAAGCGCCCGGTGTTCGTCACCGACTATCCCAAGGAGATCAAGGCCTTCTATATGCGCCTTAACGACGACGGCAAGACCGTGGCCGCGGCGGACTGCCTGGTGCCCGGCATCGGCGAGCTGATCGGCGGCAGCCAGCGCGAGGAGCGGCTGGATCTGCTGGAGGCCCGTATCCAGGAACTGGGCATGGATCCCAAGGACTACTGGTGGTACTGCGACCTGCGCCGCTACGGCTCCTGCCGCCACGCGGGCTTCGGCCTGGGCTTCGAGCGGATGGTCATGTACCTCACGGGCATCAACAACATCCGGGACGTGGAACTGCATCCCCGGACCGTGGGCAACGCGGATTTCTGA
- a CDS encoding LytTR family transcriptional regulator DNA-binding domain-containing protein gives MEIKVVVDPAETGIRVEVRAPAMTPEVEALLERLSREGPETLPGFRDGTAVLLAPPDILRFYGEDKAVLAQTADGVYTVRQRLYELEQRFAPLRFARISHSEIVNLNKVTALDLTLTGTIRVTLSDGTVCWASRRYVRRIKEVLGL, from the coding sequence GTGGAGATCAAGGTGGTGGTGGATCCGGCGGAGACCGGCATCCGGGTGGAGGTCCGCGCCCCCGCCATGACACCGGAGGTGGAGGCCCTGCTGGAGCGGCTGTCCCGGGAGGGACCGGAGACCCTGCCGGGATTCCGGGACGGGACGGCGGTGCTCCTGGCGCCGCCGGACATCCTCCGGTTTTACGGGGAGGACAAGGCGGTGCTGGCCCAGACGGCGGACGGCGTCTACACGGTCCGCCAGCGGCTCTACGAGCTGGAGCAGCGGTTCGCCCCCCTCCGGTTCGCCCGGATCTCCCACTCGGAGATCGTGAATCTGAACAAGGTGACGGCGCTGGACCTGACCCTCACCGGCACCATCCGGGTGACGCTCTCGGACGGGACCGTGTGCTGGGCCTCCCGCCGGTATGTGCGCAGGATCAAGGAGGTGCTGGGCCTGTGA
- a CDS encoding winged helix-turn-helix transcriptional regulator: MTQRERQILNWIAENPMISQQELADKAGITRSSAAVHISNLMKKGYITGKGYILRTPSYVTVVGGVNVDIGGRPFRELVPRDSNPGEVRMSLGGVGRNIAHNMSLLGLDVRLVTAFGDDANAQKIAGSCAELGIDISQSPVIPGGRTSTYLFINGPEGDMALAVSDMDIYRYLTPQVLSGRMKLLSGSEAVVIDTNLPEESIRFLAETCTAPIFADPVSTAKAVKLRPVLGKLHTLKPNRIEAELLSGVTITDRASLEQAAGALLDTGLKQVFISLGAEGVYAADHERRVLLPAPAADMVNTTGCGDAFMAALVWSHLRQADLEHAARAGLAASAIAMESRETINPALSAGALEQRAGLRNTI; this comes from the coding sequence ATGACCCAGCGGGAACGGCAGATCCTGAACTGGATCGCGGAAAACCCCATGATCTCCCAGCAGGAGCTGGCGGACAAGGCCGGCATCACCCGGTCCTCCGCGGCAGTCCACATCTCCAACCTGATGAAAAAGGGCTACATCACCGGCAAGGGCTACATCCTGCGCACTCCCTCCTATGTCACCGTGGTGGGCGGGGTCAACGTGGATATCGGCGGCAGACCCTTCCGGGAACTGGTGCCCCGGGACTCCAACCCCGGCGAGGTGCGGATGAGCCTGGGCGGCGTGGGCCGCAACATCGCCCACAACATGAGCCTGCTGGGCCTGGACGTGCGGCTGGTGACCGCCTTCGGCGACGACGCCAACGCCCAGAAGATCGCCGGCAGCTGCGCGGAGCTGGGCATCGACATCTCCCAGTCCCCGGTGATCCCCGGCGGGCGGACCTCCACCTACCTCTTCATCAACGGCCCCGAGGGGGACATGGCCCTGGCGGTCAGCGACATGGACATCTACCGCTACCTGACGCCTCAGGTCCTCTCCGGCCGGATGAAGCTGCTCTCCGGCAGCGAGGCGGTGGTCATCGACACCAATCTTCCGGAGGAGAGCATCCGCTTCCTGGCAGAGACCTGCACGGCGCCCATCTTCGCCGATCCGGTGTCCACCGCCAAGGCGGTCAAGCTCCGGCCGGTGCTGGGAAAGCTCCACACCCTCAAGCCCAACCGGATCGAGGCAGAGCTTCTCTCTGGCGTGACCATCACGGACCGGGCCAGCCTGGAACAGGCCGCCGGGGCCCTGCTGGATACGGGCCTAAAGCAGGTGTTCATCTCCCTGGGGGCAGAGGGCGTCTACGCCGCCGACCATGAGAGACGGGTCCTGCTGCCCGCTCCCGCCGCCGATATGGTCAACACCACCGGCTGCGGCGACGCCTTCATGGCGGCCCTGGTGTGGTCCCACCTGCGCCAGGCGGACCTGGAGCACGCCGCCCGGGCGGGCCTTGCCGCCTCCGCCATCGCCATGGAGAGCCGGGAGACCATCAACCCCGCCCTCAGCGCCGGCGCCCTGGAACAGCGGGCCGGCCTTCGAAACACGATCTGA
- a CDS encoding pseudouridine-5'-phosphate glycosidase, with protein MDLNKYLDIAPEVQQALAEGRPVVALESTIISHGMPYPQNVETALNVEKIIRENGAVPATIAVLGGRLKAGLSPEEIDYLGKTGTAVTKASRRDLPVLVAKGMDGATTVTTTMIIAHLAGISVFATGGIGGVHRGAETTMDISADLEELAHTPVMVICAGAKSILDLGLTLEYLETHGVPVIGYGTEELPAFYTRKSGFKVDYRLDTPEELARTFFVKQDMGLGGGMLVTNPIPEEYSMDHEVINKAIDEAIAESRALGIHGKETTPFLLAKIKDLTGGDSLASNIQLVYNNAALAAKTAGELSKLAKN; from the coding sequence ATGGATCTCAACAAGTATCTGGACATCGCCCCCGAAGTGCAGCAGGCCCTGGCGGAGGGCCGTCCCGTGGTGGCGCTGGAGTCCACCATCATCTCCCACGGCATGCCCTATCCCCAGAACGTGGAGACGGCGCTGAACGTGGAGAAGATCATCCGGGAAAACGGCGCCGTGCCCGCCACCATCGCCGTGCTGGGCGGCCGCCTAAAGGCTGGTCTCAGCCCTGAGGAGATCGACTACCTGGGCAAGACCGGCACCGCTGTCACCAAGGCCAGCCGCCGGGATCTGCCGGTGCTGGTGGCCAAGGGGATGGACGGCGCCACCACCGTCACCACCACCATGATCATCGCCCACCTGGCGGGCATCAGCGTGTTCGCCACCGGCGGCATCGGCGGCGTCCACCGGGGCGCAGAGACCACCATGGACATCTCCGCCGACCTGGAGGAGCTGGCCCACACCCCCGTCATGGTGATCTGCGCCGGTGCCAAGTCCATCCTGGACCTGGGGCTGACTCTGGAGTATCTGGAGACCCACGGCGTGCCCGTCATCGGCTACGGAACGGAGGAGCTGCCCGCTTTCTACACCCGCAAGTCCGGCTTCAAGGTGGACTACCGGCTGGACACCCCGGAGGAGCTGGCCCGGACCTTCTTCGTCAAGCAGGACATGGGTCTGGGCGGCGGCATGCTGGTGACCAACCCCATCCCGGAGGAATACTCCATGGACCACGAGGTCATCAACAAGGCCATCGACGAGGCCATCGCGGAGTCCCGGGCCCTGGGCATCCACGGCAAGGAGACCACGCCCTTCCTGCTGGCCAAGATCAAGGACCTGACCGGCGGCGACTCCCTGGCCAGCAACATCCAGCTGGTGTACAACAACGCCGCCCTGGCGGCCAAGACCGCCGGGGAGCTCAGCAAACTTGCCAAAAACTGA
- a CDS encoding DUF1294 domain-containing protein, whose translation MEKSLFLPEGTTVTGFVVLGDFWPLLWIWLIAVNAAAFLVFGLDKWKAKRKAKNEAVRRVPEKTLFLLAILGGSVGAILGMRVFHHKTLHRRFRYGLPAILVLQLALATWIAWRVLAH comes from the coding sequence ATGGAAAAGAGTCTGTTTCTGCCGGAGGGCACCACGGTCACCGGCTTTGTGGTACTGGGCGATTTCTGGCCCCTGCTGTGGATCTGGCTGATCGCCGTGAACGCCGCGGCCTTCCTGGTGTTCGGCCTGGACAAGTGGAAGGCCAAGCGCAAGGCAAAAAACGAGGCCGTCCGCCGGGTGCCGGAAAAAACGCTGTTTCTGCTGGCCATTCTGGGCGGCAGCGTGGGGGCCATCCTGGGGATGCGGGTCTTTCACCACAAGACCCTCCACAGGCGGTTCCGGTACGGCCTGCCAGCCATTTTGGTGCTCCAGCTGGCGCTTGCCACCTGGATTGCCTGGCGGGTACTGGCCCATTGA
- a CDS encoding sugar phosphate isomerase/epimerase, which produces MKLGMVTDSLAELTLAEAAKVCRDLGLEQVELGCGNWSPAPHVKLDTLTADAGERRRLTDTLAENGLEISALNCSGNPLFPGEKGARDRAVAEKTFTLAEQLGLKTVVMMSGLPGGCPEDRTPTWIVTSWPPETEEILRYQWQVAVPAWRELARRAADHGVERIALEFHGWQLVYSAETLRRLRGEVGDILGVNLDPSHLFWMGADPLAVAEALSGCIYHVHIKDVRLERAAGPNTLLDTKGVLEFATRSWNFVTPGSGHGEDWWRGFLAKLKSCGYDGPLSIEQEDYTIPTRQALEQAAALLQRVLPA; this is translated from the coding sequence ATGAAATTGGGCATGGTGACGGACTCCCTGGCGGAGCTGACGCTGGCGGAGGCGGCAAAGGTGTGCCGCGATCTGGGGCTGGAGCAGGTGGAGCTGGGCTGCGGCAACTGGTCTCCGGCGCCCCATGTAAAGCTGGACACCCTGACTGCGGACGCCGGGGAGCGGCGGCGATTGACGGACACCCTGGCGGAAAACGGCCTGGAGATCTCCGCCCTCAACTGTTCCGGCAACCCCCTCTTTCCCGGGGAGAAGGGAGCGCGGGACCGGGCTGTGGCGGAAAAGACCTTTACCCTGGCGGAGCAGCTGGGATTGAAGACCGTGGTGATGATGAGCGGCCTGCCCGGGGGCTGTCCCGAGGACCGGACCCCCACCTGGATCGTCACCTCCTGGCCGCCGGAGACGGAGGAGATCCTGCGCTATCAGTGGCAGGTGGCCGTCCCCGCCTGGCGGGAGCTGGCCCGGCGGGCGGCGGACCACGGCGTGGAGCGGATCGCCCTGGAATTCCACGGCTGGCAGCTGGTGTACAGTGCCGAGACCTTGCGGCGCCTGCGGGGCGAAGTGGGGGACATCCTGGGTGTGAACCTGGACCCCAGCCACCTGTTCTGGATGGGCGCGGACCCTCTGGCGGTGGCAGAGGCCCTGAGCGGGTGCATCTACCACGTCCATATCAAGGACGTGCGGCTGGAGCGCGCCGCCGGGCCCAACACCCTGCTGGACACCAAGGGCGTGCTGGAATTCGCCACTCGCTCCTGGAACTTCGTCACCCCGGGCAGCGGACACGGGGAGGACTGGTGGCGGGGGTTCCTCGCAAAGCTGAAATCGTGCGGCTACGACGGCCCCCTGAGCATCGAGCAGGAGGACTACACCATTCCCACCCGGCAGGCTTTGGAGCAGGCGGCAGCACTGCTGCAGCGGGTGCTGCCGGCATAA
- a CDS encoding HIT family protein — protein sequence MPMGCFYCDEHHEGREAIMFKVGEMKAGVLYLFKDQAHKGRCALALKDHKKELCECDPQELADFAQDLARASGAVKELWGCTKINLGSFGDTNPHLHFHIVPKYEGGFEFGGAFAITNPEPVLLSDGEYQEMIAALREKLGM from the coding sequence ATACCCATGGGCTGCTTTTACTGCGACGAGCATCACGAGGGCCGGGAGGCCATCATGTTCAAGGTCGGAGAGATGAAGGCCGGCGTGCTGTACCTTTTCAAGGACCAGGCCCACAAGGGCCGCTGCGCCCTGGCCCTGAAGGACCACAAGAAGGAGCTGTGCGAGTGCGATCCCCAGGAGCTGGCGGACTTTGCCCAGGATCTGGCCCGGGCCTCCGGCGCCGTCAAGGAGCTGTGGGGCTGCACCAAGATCAACCTGGGGTCCTTCGGCGACACCAATCCCCATCTCCACTTCCACATCGTCCCCAAGTACGAGGGCGGCTTTGAGTTCGGCGGCGCCTTTGCCATCACCAACCCGGAGCCGGTGCTGCTGAGCGACGGGGAGTATCAGGAGATGATCGCGGCCCTGCGGGAAAAGCTGGGCATGTAA